One genomic window of Candidatus Nitrosopumilus sediminis includes the following:
- a CDS encoding dihydropteroate synthase, producing MTVPRVSSALKAVDLKQVPPPLIIGERINTQGSRKAKKLVLDDDYDGLVDLGRMQVEDGAHCLDVCVATTERADEREFMLNLVKRLSLEIDAPLVIDSTDPEVIEAAVTQIPGRPIINSINLEGDGSRFEKLAPIMAKYGLPAIALCIGPDGMAKTPQQKIDTAELLYETGKKYGLKIEQFIFDVLTFTLATGEDEFIDAGKNTLEGIRLVKEKFPNAFTTLGLSNISFGLAPYARKILNSVFLYHAVKTGLDTAIVNAKEIIPYGEIDEKEKKLAEDLIFNTHPNALADLITYFENAGPQSGTASKKVDVDPSWPAGKRANFRIVNRLKDGIQNDVVSAIAEKLGQNEIIKDTAGTLSLDASKDVTHDGAIKTLNEDLLPAMKEVGDKFGAGELILPFVLKSAECMKAAVGELEKYLVKEEGTSKGVLVLGTVYGDVHDIGKNLVKTIFQNNGYTVHDLGKQVPLQKFLEKIDETNPDAIGLSALLVSTSKQMKFFVEHARKNNMTIPILCGGAAINSNYINRIAKEDGIYESGVFYCNTMFEGLKTMDILISDDKPKLLAEWKEKLENWKEKSTATVDPDTLPKSKITPVTIPTPKIIGEPIRLKLDQINMGEVWALIDKKSLFKLSWGLRGKAGSESEDEHEQLLTEWKMRILRDKLFEPEVVYGYFKCHNKNRKLLVENPHGDDVELEFPRSTKPDHLCLTDYFGDDDVVAFQSVTVGNKVAEIIEQWNKEDKYTDAYYLHGLAVEVAEALAEWVNRRIKSELNLEKGGLRYSWGFPSCPDVTQHHLVWKLLQPEKSGMTLTESGQIIPEQSTAAIVVHHPDAKYFVL from the coding sequence TTGACAGTTCCTAGAGTAAGTTCGGCATTAAAGGCAGTTGATCTTAAGCAAGTTCCTCCACCTCTAATTATTGGTGAGAGGATCAATACTCAAGGTTCTCGTAAAGCTAAGAAACTGGTTCTTGATGATGATTATGATGGCTTGGTTGATTTAGGGCGAATGCAAGTTGAGGATGGTGCACATTGTCTTGATGTTTGTGTTGCAACTACCGAACGTGCGGATGAACGCGAGTTTATGCTAAATTTGGTAAAACGATTAAGCTTAGAAATTGATGCGCCGCTAGTAATTGATTCTACAGATCCTGAAGTCATTGAGGCTGCAGTTACTCAGATCCCTGGAAGGCCAATAATTAATTCCATAAACCTTGAAGGTGATGGAAGTAGATTTGAAAAACTTGCTCCTATCATGGCAAAATATGGTTTGCCTGCAATTGCTTTGTGTATTGGCCCTGATGGAATGGCAAAAACTCCGCAACAAAAAATTGACACTGCAGAATTGCTTTATGAAACAGGAAAAAAATATGGCTTGAAAATTGAACAGTTTATTTTTGATGTTCTTACATTTACTTTGGCAACAGGAGAAGATGAATTTATTGATGCAGGAAAAAATACACTTGAAGGAATTAGATTAGTTAAAGAAAAATTTCCTAATGCCTTTACTACATTGGGACTAAGTAACATTAGTTTTGGTTTGGCACCATATGCCAGAAAAATTCTAAATTCTGTTTTCTTGTATCATGCAGTCAAAACTGGTCTTGATACTGCAATAGTTAACGCAAAAGAGATTATTCCATATGGTGAAATTGACGAAAAAGAGAAAAAACTAGCAGAAGATCTAATCTTTAACACTCATCCAAATGCTTTGGCAGACTTGATTACTTACTTTGAAAATGCAGGACCTCAAAGTGGTACTGCATCAAAGAAGGTGGATGTGGATCCATCGTGGCCTGCAGGAAAACGTGCTAACTTCAGAATTGTAAATAGGCTCAAAGATGGAATTCAAAATGATGTGGTATCTGCCATAGCAGAAAAACTTGGACAAAATGAAATTATTAAAGACACTGCGGGAACTTTGTCATTAGATGCTTCCAAAGATGTAACTCACGATGGTGCAATCAAAACTCTCAATGAAGATTTACTTCCTGCCATGAAAGAGGTTGGTGACAAATTTGGTGCTGGTGAACTGATTCTGCCCTTTGTTCTAAAATCTGCAGAATGTATGAAGGCTGCAGTTGGAGAACTGGAGAAATATTTGGTCAAAGAAGAGGGAACCAGCAAGGGCGTACTTGTTTTAGGTACTGTTTATGGTGATGTACATGACATTGGAAAAAACCTTGTAAAGACAATTTTTCAAAATAATGGATACACTGTACATGATTTGGGGAAACAAGTACCGCTGCAAAAATTTCTTGAAAAGATTGATGAAACAAATCCTGATGCAATTGGGTTATCTGCATTGTTGGTATCTACTTCGAAACAGATGAAATTCTTTGTAGAACATGCAAGAAAAAATAACATGACCATTCCAATTCTTTGTGGTGGTGCTGCAATCAACAGCAATTACATTAACCGAATTGCAAAAGAAGATGGGATTTATGAATCAGGAGTATTTTATTGCAATACTATGTTTGAAGGGCTCAAAACCATGGATATTTTAATTTCTGATGACAAACCAAAACTTTTAGCTGAGTGGAAAGAAAAATTAGAAAATTGGAAAGAAAAGTCTACTGCAACAGTAGATCCTGACACACTTCCAAAAAGTAAAATTACGCCAGTTACTATTCCTACTCCTAAAATTATTGGGGAGCCAATTCGATTAAAATTAGATCAGATCAATATGGGTGAAGTTTGGGCATTGATTGATAAAAAATCTCTTTTCAAATTATCTTGGGGCTTGAGAGGAAAAGCTGGTTCTGAATCAGAAGATGAACATGAACAATTACTAACTGAATGGAAGATGAGAATTCTTCGAGATAAATTATTTGAGCCTGAAGTTGTTTATGGCTATTTCAAATGTCACAACAAGAATAGAAAATTATTGGTTGAAAATCCTCATGGGGATGATGTGGAGTTAGAATTTCCACGTTCTACAAAACCCGACCATCTTTGTTTAACTGATTATTTTGGTGATGATGATGTTGTTGCATTTCAATCTGTAACTGTTGGAAATAAGGTTGCAGAAATTATTGAACAATGGAACAAAGAAGACAAGTATACAGATGCATACTATCTTCATGGCTTAGCTGTAGAAGTTGCAGAAGCATTAGCAGAATGGGTAAATCGTAGAATTAAATCTGAATTGAATTTAGAAAAGGGCGGTTTAAGGTATAGC
- a CDS encoding homocysteine S-methyltransferase family protein — protein MTEKEPFLDAIKNRILLFDGAMGTEIQRHDPKPEDFPNNQDGFNDGLVITHPEWIKEIHRNYLDAGADCIETNSFGSNKIKLDEYGFGDQTVEFNKKIATLASEVCNEYTDKPRYVIGSMGPTGYLPSSNDPDLGQKSLDEIREAFELQAEGLILGGVDALLIETSQDILEVKLVIEACHNAIKKTGKKVPIIANTTLDQYGKMLLGTNIQAAYTTVSDMGIDVFGLNCSTGPIEMTPSVRWLDEQNEHNVLVVPNAGMPENDGGQAVYKMTPEKMGAALGDFLNEYKKVRIIGGCCGTNPEHIKALRRVIDEKANSVKG, from the coding sequence TTGACAGAAAAAGAACCATTTCTTGATGCAATAAAAAATAGAATTTTATTATTTGATGGTGCAATGGGAACTGAAATTCAAAGACATGATCCTAAACCTGAGGATTTTCCAAATAATCAAGATGGGTTTAACGACGGTTTAGTTATTACTCATCCTGAATGGATAAAAGAAATTCATAGAAATTATCTGGACGCTGGAGCAGATTGCATTGAAACAAATTCTTTTGGTTCAAACAAAATTAAACTTGATGAATATGGCTTTGGTGATCAAACTGTTGAATTTAATAAAAAAATTGCCACACTTGCATCTGAAGTGTGTAATGAATATACTGATAAACCTCGATACGTGATTGGTTCGATGGGCCCTACAGGATATCTTCCAAGTTCAAATGATCCTGATTTGGGTCAAAAATCTCTTGATGAAATTCGAGAAGCATTTGAGTTACAAGCTGAGGGGTTGATTCTTGGAGGCGTTGATGCATTGCTTATTGAGACTAGTCAAGACATTCTGGAAGTGAAATTGGTAATTGAGGCATGTCATAATGCTATTAAAAAAACTGGTAAAAAAGTTCCAATAATTGCAAACACTACTTTAGATCAATATGGAAAGATGTTACTTGGAACAAATATTCAAGCTGCATACACCACTGTATCAGACATGGGCATTGACGTGTTTGGATTAAATTGTTCCACTGGCCCAATTGAAATGACTCCTAGTGTTAGATGGCTAGATGAACAAAATGAACATAATGTACTAGTTGTTCCAAATGCTGGCATGCCTGAAAATGATGGTGGTCAAGCAGTTTACAAGATGACTCCTGAAAAGATGGGTGCCGCATTAGGCGATTTTCTTAATGAATACAAAAAAGTTCGAATCATTGGCGGTTGTTGTGGTACAAATCCTGAACATATCAAAGCCTTGAGGAGAGTAATTGACGAAAAAGCCAACTCCGTCAAGGGTTAA
- a CDS encoding MFS transporter: MQKLHVNNLVRTATFFQHAGISIIFVFMPVIAKGVTESVFEIGLLVASFSFAQILSEIYFGRHSDKKGTRLKFIRIGFIGCAIAFGLHYFADDLGMFFLVRIAAGVASGIMIPAMIAYTYEANIDKKRAATVISFHALGWLAGIAAAGIANDLRLIFLISAASFVIGLLFTIKLPNPQQVKELTPGTTKKVIVKNKFLFSSLLLRHIGAAAVWTILPIMLMEKLGAELYQISIVYVANTLTAFILMNVMASKIHLSNVTKFQIGIGFTTFVFVGLSMITDWWMAMPFMSLVGATWAFLFIGGNFHLMDNNPRSTSTGIFSSTLSIATVVGPVVAGSIAFLFDYTAVMYFAIVIIVCAFGVSLKIRK, translated from the coding sequence ATGCAAAAGTTACATGTTAACAATCTAGTTCGTACTGCCACCTTTTTTCAACATGCTGGAATTTCCATAATCTTTGTTTTCATGCCTGTTATTGCAAAAGGCGTTACAGAATCAGTTTTTGAGATTGGGCTTTTAGTAGCATCATTTAGTTTTGCCCAAATTTTATCCGAAATTTATTTTGGAAGACACTCAGACAAGAAAGGAACCAGGCTCAAATTCATTAGAATTGGCTTCATCGGCTGTGCTATAGCATTTGGATTACACTATTTTGCAGATGATCTAGGGATGTTTTTCTTGGTAAGAATTGCAGCAGGTGTTGCTAGTGGAATTATGATTCCTGCAATGATTGCATATACTTATGAGGCAAACATTGACAAAAAGAGAGCAGCAACTGTAATTTCATTTCATGCATTAGGATGGCTTGCCGGAATTGCAGCAGCAGGAATTGCAAATGATCTACGACTAATTTTCTTGATAAGTGCTGCTTCATTTGTGATTGGATTGTTATTCACAATCAAATTACCAAATCCACAACAAGTAAAAGAACTGACTCCGGGAACTACAAAAAAGGTTATCGTAAAAAACAAGTTTCTGTTCTCATCTTTATTACTAAGACATATTGGAGCAGCAGCTGTCTGGACCATCCTTCCAATAATGTTAATGGAGAAATTAGGTGCAGAACTTTATCAAATATCAATTGTATATGTTGCAAACACATTGACTGCTTTTATTTTGATGAATGTAATGGCAAGTAAAATCCATCTATCAAATGTTACGAAATTTCAAATCGGCATAGGCTTTACAACATTTGTGTTTGTAGGATTATCAATGATTACAGACTGGTGGATGGCGATGCCATTTATGTCACTAGTTGGTGCAACATGGGCATTTTTGTTTATTGGTGGAAATTTCCATCTTATGGATAACAATCCACGTTCAACATCAACTGGAATATTTAGTTCAACATTATCCATTGCAACAGTTGTAGGTCCAGTAGTTGCAGGAAGTATTGCATTCCTATTTGATTATACAGCAGTAATGTATTTTGCAATTGTAATTATTGTATGTGCATTTGGAGTATCACTAAAGATTAGAAAATAA